From the genome of Desulfomonilia bacterium:
AAAAATCGTCTGTCATTTCCATTCTCTGACCTATCAGCCATCCGCCCTCTTTCTCCAGCCTGACAGGGTTTTTCGTATTAATCAGGTTTGTCGATTTTTCCCATGTCAGGTCTCTAAAAAAAGCGCGGCTCCCGTCCTCTGCAGTAAGCAGTATATCTCCTTTTACATTTAGCCTCGACTTCTCCATATTATATCTGGCTTCAGGTCCCGTGATTTTGAACTTATCCTCCTGGTTGAGGGTAATATCAAAGAGATCAAGAACCTGATCTTCCTTGAGAAAGGCTTTCCTCGCATGAAGAACCGTGGTTTTATCGTTTTCGGTATTGAGCTCGTAAAGCGTTATATTACGCGCCACCCTGTCGGCTTCCATAGGCTTTTCAGCCACTCTTTTCTTCCCGCCTTCATGATTGAATAGGAGTATGACAGTAATAACAAGTATTACCGCAACCAGAGCAATCCCGCCCAGAACCTTATTCCGCATAGCGTTTCATCACCTCGTCATAAAGCCCTTCGTTCTTCAGGATGACTTCTACCGCTTCACGTACAGCCCCTTTTCCGCCGGGAAGTTTTGTAACATAGTCTGCTTTTTCTCTGACAATGTCCACTGCATCACTCGGGGCAAACGACATGGCGCAAAGGGCCATGGCAGGCATATCGACCACATCGTCACCCATATAGGCCATCTCCCCTGTATCGATGCCCAGTTCCGACGAGAGTTTAAGGATGGCATCCCTTTTATCCTTTGCATTCTGAATGACATGGCTTATTCCAAGCTCCTCCGTTCTGTGTTCGAGCGCCTTTGATACTCTCCCTGTTATTATCGCGGTTTTGATTCCAGCCCTTTGAAGGAGCTTTATGCCGTGCCCGTCCCTGCTGTTGAATGCTTTCATTTCATAGCCGTGATCATTTATGTATATGCTGCCGTCGGTGAGGACGCCGTCAACATCAAGTACAAGGACTCTGATTCTGCTCATTTAACGATCCTGTCTATTTCTTTGATCTGCCTTAGGAGCCCTTCAAGATCATACAGCCTGAAAGAGTTGGCGCCGTCACTTAGAGCCTTATCGGGATTGTCGTGAACTTCCATGAACAATGCATCAATCCCGAAGGCGACTCCCGCCCTTGCAAGCGGTGCGATGAATTCACGGTTGCCGCCCGTTGAATCACCTCTGCCGCCTGGCAGTTGCAGGCTGTGGGTTACATCAAGGACAACCGGATAGCCGAGTTCGCGCATAAAACCCAGTGAACGAAGGTCACATACGAGGTTGTTGTATCCGAATGACGCCCCGCGTTCCGTAAGCATGATTTTACTGTTACCGGTGCTTTCAATTTTTTTAGCAACATTGGACATGTCCCAGGGCGCCAGGAATTGTCCTTTCTTGATATTAACCGGCTTTCCTGTCTTTCCTGCGGCGACCAGCAGGTCTGTCTGGCGGCATAGAAATGCAGGAATCTGCAGGATATCGAGTATGCATGCTGCGGGATCGGCCTGCGCCGATTCATGGATATCCGAGGTCACGGGAATATCGAATTCTTCCTTTATACCTGAAAGTATTCTCAGTCCCTCGTCAAGACCGGGGCCGCGAAAGGCGCTTATAGATGAACGGTTGGCCTTGTCGAATGATGCCTTGAATATGAAAGGAACCCCTGCCGCTGCCGTAATTTCTTTCAGAGAGCCGGCCATCATCCTGGCATGCTTGTCGGACTCTATGATACAAGGACCGGCAATCAGGGCCAGATCTCCCCCGCCGATTTTAATATCCCTGACGCTTATCGTAGTCATTTTATTCAATTATCTGCTTTTCCTGTATATAACACTTGCTGCGATAAAGTCTCTGAAAAGCGGGTGCGCGGCAAGCGGTTTGCTCTTGAATTCGGGGTGGAACTGGCAGCCCAGAAACCATAAATGCCCGGGAAGCTCTATCATCTCAACAAGGCCCGAGGCCGGGTTGCGGCCGCTTATCTTGAGTCCGCAGGAAGCGATTTTTTCCTCAAAGGCCGGATTGAATTCATAGCGGTGGCGGTGGCGTTCGTAAATCCGCTTTTCCTTATACGCTTCATATGCCTTCGTGTCAGGCTCAATAACGCATTCATACGCCCCCAGTCTCATTGTGCCGCCTTTTCTTGTTATCCCTTTCTGATCCGGCATGAACTCGATTACCGGATTCGGCGTATCAGGATTGAACTCCGTGGAATTAGCCAGCTCAAGACCGCATACATTCCTTGAAAATTCGGCCACTGCAAGCTGCATACCCAGGCATATCCCGAAAAACGGGATGCCGTTCCTGCGGGCATAACCGGCGGCAATGATTTTGCCTTCGGTTCCGCGTTCGCCGAATCCCCCGGGAATCAGAATGCCGTCAATATCCTTGAAATGCGAATCAAGATCAGACCCTTCACACAGCCTTTCCGATTCCACATAGATTCGGTTGACCTTCACGTCGTTCGCAATACCTGCATGCTCAAGCGCTTCGTTAAGGCTTTTATAGCTCTCGGTCAGCTTCACGTATTTGCCGACAATCGCAATGTTCACCTCTTTATTCCGCGTTTGAATCCGGGTGACAAGATCCTCCCACTCCTTCATCTGAGGCTCTCTGGTCCACATGTTCAGATAGGTGACTATTTTTTCATCGAGGCCCTCCCTGTGGAATTCCATGGGGACCTCATATATGCTTTTCACATCGACCGCGCTTATTACGGCATCCCTCTCTACATTACAAAAGAGCGCGATCTTTTCCTTCAGGTCGCTGGAAAGCATCTTTTCGCACCGGCATAAAAGGATCTGGGGCTGAATCCCTATCTCCCTCAGCTTCTGAACTGAATGCTGAGTGGGTTTGGTCTTCAATTCACCCGCACTTGCTATATAGGGTACAAGCGTGAGGTGAATATAAAGGACATTCGTTCTTCCGTGATCGAAACCGAACTGGCGGATCGCCTCGAGAAACGGCAGGCTTTCTATGTCGCCTACGGTGCCGCCGATCTCGACAATCGCTATGTCGCAGCCGTTCGCGGCAAGCATGATTCTGCTTTTGATCTCATCCGTAATATGGGGGATGACCTGCACGGTCTTTCCCAGATAGTCGCCATTGCGTTCTTTCTGTATCACCGCATCATAGACCTGGCCGGTTGTGAAATTGTTTCTGGCCGTCAACATGGTGGTCGATGTAAACCTCTCATAGTGTCCTAGGTCAAGGTCCGTCTCGGCGCCGTCCTCGGTAACGAATACCTCGCCGTGCTGGAAAGGGCTCATGGTGCCCGGATCCACATTGATGTAAGGGTCGAGCTTGATGTTGGTCACCTTAAGACCCCTTGCCTCCATCATCGCACCTATCGATGCAGCTGCAAGACCTTTGCCGAGAGATGAAAGAACGCCGCCGGTAATAAAGATATATTTCGTATTCTTGTGGGTTTCCATGTCCTTCAGATTTATCCTATGGCCATGCTCAGGTCAAGGGGTACATAGGTTCAATGATGATTTGAATTGAATAAAAACAGGATTCGGCTCGAATCGGTCAAGAGATGACATAAAGATATTGCTTTAAAAAGAATTATCTTAGAGGTTGCCTGTCAACATGGAAAGTGATCCTTACCGTAGGGACGGAGTCATCCTTGAAATGTACATCGGCAGGGATTTTCAGCTGCGGCTGCACCGTTACTGTCTCGTCGATAGCTGAAAGGTCTATGGTTTCGGTATAAATTTCAATATTTTTCTTGAGCAGAGTGCTGGGAACCAGCGCATTCAAAGCACCGGGACTTACCGTTATATTTCTCAATATGCGGCCGGGAGGACATTCTCCTGATGTTTTGACTGTTACCGGAAGGGTCTTTGCATAGAGCTTGTATGCCACAATATGTATCTTGGATGGCTTTACCTTTTCCAGGTTGATAGTCGAAGGAAGCTTTATCATGCTCTTTGTAATGTTTATGTCCTGCTGTCCCTGTACGATGTCCGACAGATCGACAACAATTTTCATGTATGTCGGATCAAAAAGATTGAATGCCTGAACCGAACCGGTCAGCATGACCTTTGCATCGAATATCTTCGGTTCCTCGATGTACCAGCCCTGAGGGATCCCCTTGTATTCCACCGGCACAGTATAGTCCCTCTGAACCCAGTCCCTCTGATAGCCGAATGCAAGCCAGAGCATGGATGCCATGAGAAGTGCGACTATCTTCTGAACTGTATTCTCTTTTATCCACTCACCGGCGGTTCTTTTTTCCTTGGCCGGAAATTTCTGATCATAGAATTCATAAAGTTTTGCAGCAAGATCGACCGGCCTGTAAATAATCTGGATCGAACCGTTACGGGCAACCGATATGGTCCCGCGCTCTTCCGAGACCACAATACAGAAGGCATCGGTTTTTTCCGACATCCCCAGGGCCGCCGTGTGCCTGAGCCCGTATTTTCCGGTCATGCTGGCATTCGCCGAAAGCGGAAGATGGCAGCCGAACCTCACCACCTGACCTTTGTCAATAATCATGCCTCCGTCATGTCCGATGGAATGTGTATCGAATATGCTTGCAATGAGAGGCTGTGAAAGACAGCCGTCAAGCAGGTATCCTCCCTTCAGGTGTCTTTCCAGAGGATCTTTTCCGCATATTACTATCAGGGCGCCAATTTTATTCTCGGCCAGTTCTGCAACACTGTCTACTATGATTTCCACTTCAGGTTTGTAATTCTCATCTGTTTCTTCCTTCTTTTTTCTAAGACTTCCCCATGTCGCAAGACGCTCGAAGAAGCGTCGTATATCCTCCTGAAAAATAACCACAATGGCTATCAGTAGTATCGCAAAAAAGCCCTGCAGAAGCATTGATGTAAGGTAAAGCTGAAAAACCCTTGCGAGCACATATATTATCGAGAGCAGGACGATGCCTGCAAAAACGAAGCGTGAAGCGGTTTTTTTGAACCATATGAGTATTACATAGATAAGAAACGCAATTATCAATATATCCAGAACATCCTGGATACGGAAACTCTGTGTTATAGTAACAATAAGCCTGTTCAGCGTATCGAGCATATCATTCAGAATCCTTTACATAAAACCATTCTATCAATATAATAACTTGCCGGGCAAAAGAAAAAAACGGCTTTATGATTATTTTATGCTAATGCTGCTGAGGAGAACCCTGATTCCTGCCTGAGTACTCGTCCTTGTATATTGAAATCATGGTTATTGCCATTGATAGTATCAACGGCCCGATGAATATGCCTGAGAATCCGAACAGGCTCAATCCTCCGAGCACGGAAAACAGTATCCACACCGCGCTTACCTCGGTGGCTCCACGCATAAGGAAAGGTCTGTAGAAATTATCGAGAAAAGAGACAAAAAATCCTCCCCAGAGAAGCAGAAATATTCCTGATTTCAAATTGCCGTCAAAAATAAGATACATGCCCGCGGGAAACCAGACGAGCGCTGCACCGACAATAGGGATAAGAGCTGCAAATGCAGCGGCAGTCCCCCACAGTACAGGCGGAATTCCTGCAATCCAGAACCCGATGCCTGAAATTATGCCCTGCAGGGTGGCAGTAAAAAGTATGCCGAATACGGTCGAAATGCTTACATTCTTGAACCTGCTGAAAATAAGATCCTTCTGCGTGCCTTCCATGGGTACTATGTCGGAAAGCGATTTAAGCCAGCGGGGGCCGTCCTTCAGAAAGAAAAAAACCGTGAACAAAAACAGAAAGAAATGAAGTATGACTGCAGTGACATTGCTGATAACACTCTGTGCATGCTTTAAAGCAAAACTGAGCCCCGCCTTGACAAGGTCCATTGCCTGGGCCTCAACACTTCCTCTTGATTTCTGGATTGCAGGCAGAACCTCTTTTGCATATCTGAGAATATTATCGGTCAGTTTATGTCTGGGCTTTTCCTTTTTTACTGGTTTGGCGATACCCGGAACAACCAGCTCCAGTGCGGTTCCTATCTTCTCCGCAGGTGCAACAGGGGCTATGGTTTGTCTTTTCATCTCGGATATGGCTGCGCCGCTCAGCCTGCCGTAGAAACCGGTCGCCTCCTGTGCAAAAAAATATGCCAGTATCGTAAGAGGGACTATTATCAGGATAACTAGTCCGGTACAGGTCGCAAAACTTGCCAGGGCTTCACGGCGTCTGAAAAGCTTGTAAAGCTTCTTCTGTACCGGAAAAATGACCGCGGCGCATATAAGGCTTAAAATGATTGTCTTTAAAAACGGCCTGAACAGCAGGAATACAAGGACTAGAGAGGCGATAAGGCAGAAATAAAAAAAATATTTTCCCTGGTAGGCTTTGTTTGAGCCCTGTTCAGCCATTTTACTCCTTTTTGTCCGTCTTTTCTTCTTCTGAAGTGTTAATGTAAAGAATTCTCTGACATGCAGGACAGGATATCATCTTTTCCCCCTTGACAAGATCGTTGTACAGCTGCGGCTGTATATGGATATGGCATCCCATGCAGACTCCGTCCACACATTCGACAACTACCAGCCCGTTCCTTTTTTCCTTTATGCGGTCATAGCGGCTTAAAAGCGCCCGGTCAACTTTTACCCTGAGGTCATCCAGCTGCCCCTTAAGCTTATCGATAATAGCCTGAAGATCTCTTTGTTTGTTGAGCAGGACTTCTTTTTTTTCATCAAGGACAACCCTGTCGCTTTCAAAGCTCTTTGATATGCGTTCCCTTTCTTTTGTTCTCGCCTCGATCTTTTCCATTATCTGCAGGATCTGTTCTTCAAGATCGGATTTGCGTTTTTTTGCAATGTCTATTTCCCGTTGAAGGGCAAGAAACTCCTTGTTCGTTTTGATTTTTTTTATCCTGGCATCAGCTGCATCAAGTATCGACTGATTTTCCTTCAGCTCCACTTCAAGAGGTTCTTTTCTGCCGTTCAGATCGGCCAGCTCTTCATCGGCAACTTCGAGAGAGCGTTTTCTCGCCTGTATGATGCTGTCTATCTCTTCAATCTCCCGCGGAAGTTCACTCAAACCTCCTAACGCCTTGAATATATGAAGTTCGACTTTCTGCAGCGCAAGCACGTTACTTAAAATGTTCTTCACTCATGTCTCCTTCTATATAGTTATGAATATGTCCCTGCCTGTATAAGGGCTGATTTCCACACCACTTAGTAATCGTGAAAGCCTTTCGGCGAAAGGTTCCACAATCAAGGATTCCGTTTCATAATGGCCAAGGTCGACTACGTTCAAACCGGTTTCAAATGCCTCAATCGCCGAATGATACTTGACATCGCCGGTGACGATCGTATCGCAGCCGGCATCTAGAACTTCACGCCAGAGGGACATCCCGCTTCCGGGACATGCGGCTATACGACCGGCCGGTTTTCCGGCATCGGTGATTCGGGAATTTTTAAAAGGAAGCGTCTTCACCCAGTCGGAAAGCGGCGCCGCTTCGATTGTGCCCACTCTGAAATATCCCTTTGATTCGATATCTGACAGTCCCAGTGCCCTTGCAAGCATATCTGCGACCCCGTCTTCAGCCGCATCGAGGTTTGTATGCATGGCTACAAGAGATATGCCCGCTTTTAAAAGTTTTCCTGCCTTTAATGCCGTTGCATCTTTCAGGTTCAGGTTTTTAAGCGGTTCAATAAACAGTGGATGGTGTGTTATGATCAGATCGCAGCCGGTTTCCTCAGCCTTGCTGATAACATCCAGCCCTGGATCCAGAGAAATTATGGCTTTCCTGATTTCCTGCCCGGCATCGCCGACAATGAGTCCCACGTTGTCCCACTTTTCCGCCAGATCGAATGGTGCTATGCCATCAAGTACTCTGAGAATATCAAACAGCTTCATAGACTCGAAAAAGAAAAGGGGTGCATCAAATGCACCCCTTTAATACTTGTCTTTTGTAATCTGCCTGACGGTTTCACCATTAAGTCCTTATCGTAATAGTGGGCCCTCCTGGAATCGAACCAGGGACCTACCGGTTATGAGCCGGTGGCTCTACCAATTGAGCTAAGGGCCCGTCTTTCTAGTTGGGTTCCATAACCAATAGGTCAGACAGTGTCAAGCCTTTTTACTGCAAAGTCCCTGCCAAGTTTCTTGACCGTAAAATGCATGGGTGCTAGAACATTTTTTATGGACTTTCAAGACATGATTATGAAACTGGAATCCTTCTGGTCTGACTATGGTTGCCTTATCGGACAGCCTTACGATCTGGAGGTTGGGGCGGGGACATCGAATCCCCATACTTTTTTAAGGTCTTTAGGGCCTGATCCCTGGAAGGTCGCATATGTGGAGCCTTCCCGCAGGCCGACAGACGGACGCTATGGAGAGAATCCCAACAGGCTTCAGCACTATTACCAGTACCAGGTAATTCTAAAACCTTCGCCGATCGATGTGCAGGAGGTCTACCTGGCAAGCCTGAAACACCTGGGAATCGACCCCCTCGAACATGACATCCGTTTTGTCGAAGACGACTGGGAGCAGCCGACGCTCGGCGCCTGGGGACTCGGCTGGGAGGTCTGGCTGGACGGAATGGAGATAACCCAGTTTACATATTTCCAGCAGGTCGGCGGTATCGACCTTGACCCGATATGCGCGGAAATCACATACGGGCTCGAGCGCATATGCATGTACCTTCAGGGCGTGAACAATGTCTATGACATGAAGTGGAAGAAAGACATAACGTACGGCTATGTACATCACCGCTCGGAGGTTGAATGGTCGACGTATAATTTCGAGATAGCTGACGTTTCCATGCTCAACAAGATGTTTTTCATGTATGAGGAGGAAGGCAAACGCATAGCATCCGAAAGGGGCCTCGCTTTACCTGTATATGACATGTGCCTTAAATGTTCCCATATATTCAACCTGCTGAATGCAAGAAACGCCATCAGCACAACCGAGCGCACAAACTATATCGGCAGGGTGCGTGATCTGGCCAAGCTTTCCGCAACGCTTTATCTGGCCGGCAATAAAAAGGAAGATTAGCCATGTCTGACGTACTGTTTGAAATCGGTTCCGAGGAAATACCCGCACGGTTTATCGTTCCGGCTCTGGATTTTATGAAGGGCTTTGCGGAAAAGGCCTTTGCAGAGGTAAAGCTTAAAAACGGAGGCATTGAGACTTTCGGCACACCTAGAAGGCTTGCCCTCAAGATAAAGGACGTGCCTGATAAGCTCGATGACATCAATGAAACGAAAATGGGGCCTCCCAAAACGGCAGCCTTTGACAAGGATGGAAACCCCACAAAGGCAGGCCTCGGCTTTGCGAAGAACCTGGGCGTGGACATATCCGAGATCGGTTTCGCCGAGACGGAAAAAGGCGTTTACCTGTGTCTTGAAAGGACTATCCCCGGAAAGCCCGCAAAGGAATTCCTGGAAGGCTTTCTGTCCGAACTGATAGTCAAGATCCCGTTTGCCAAAAACATGAGATGGTCGAACCCCGGCGTAATCTTTGCAAGGCCAGTGCACTGGATACTTGCCATCTACGGAAAAGATGTGCTGAATGTAAAGTTCGGAAATCTTGATTCCGGCAATATCACGCACGGAAACCGCTTCATGGCTCCAGGGCCGATCAAGATGGATACACCTTCCGAATATGAAGCCCTCCTTGAAAAGGCATTCGTCATCCCGGGCATCGAGAAGAGGAAAGAAATCATCTGGCAGGCCGTTACAAAGGCGGCTCAGGCAAAGGGCGGTCATGTCCTGGACAGGGACCTTCTCGACGAAGTGGTGAATATCGTTGAATGGCCGCATGTCATTGTCGGCGGCTTCAAAGAGGACTTCCTGAAGCTGCCCAAGGAAGTGCCTGTCATGGAAATGAAGCACCATCAGAGGTATTTTCCGGTTTATGCGGATGAGGCCGGCAAAAAGTTGAAACCTTTTTTCTGCGCGGTCAGCAATATCATACCCAAGGATGATGCAGTCGTCCGCTCGGGCAACGAGCGGGTACTGAAGGCCAGGCTCGACGACGGCAACTATTTTTTCGAGCAGGATTCAAAGGTGCCGCTTGCCGAATACGCGGCAAGATTAAAGGACGTCATCTATCACAAGGACCTTGGCACCTGTCTTGACAAGGTCGAGCGGTTCACTGAAAACGCCCTTTGGCTCTCGGAGACGCTCGCACCAGAAAAGAAAGACAAGGTCAGGC
Proteins encoded in this window:
- a CDS encoding AI-2E family transporter, encoding MAEQGSNKAYQGKYFFYFCLIASLVLVFLLFRPFLKTIILSLICAAVIFPVQKKLYKLFRRREALASFATCTGLVILIIVPLTILAYFFAQEATGFYGRLSGAAISEMKRQTIAPVAPAEKIGTALELVVPGIAKPVKKEKPRHKLTDNILRYAKEVLPAIQKSRGSVEAQAMDLVKAGLSFALKHAQSVISNVTAVILHFFLFLFTVFFFLKDGPRWLKSLSDIVPMEGTQKDLIFSRFKNVSISTVFGILFTATLQGIISGIGFWIAGIPPVLWGTAAAFAALIPIVGAALVWFPAGMYLIFDGNLKSGIFLLLWGGFFVSFLDNFYRPFLMRGATEVSAVWILFSVLGGLSLFGFSGIFIGPLILSMAITMISIYKDEYSGRNQGSPQQH
- the kdsA gene encoding 3-deoxy-8-phosphooctulonate synthase, which produces MTTISVRDIKIGGGDLALIAGPCIIESDKHARMMAGSLKEITAAAGVPFIFKASFDKANRSSISAFRGPGLDEGLRILSGIKEEFDIPVTSDIHESAQADPAACILDILQIPAFLCRQTDLLVAAGKTGKPVNIKKGQFLAPWDMSNVAKKIESTGNSKIMLTERGASFGYNNLVCDLRSLGFMRELGYPVVLDVTHSLQLPGGRGDSTGGNREFIAPLARAGVAFGIDALFMEVHDNPDKALSDGANSFRLYDLEGLLRQIKEIDRIVK
- the cdaA gene encoding diadenylate cyclase CdaA; its protein translation is MLDTLNRLIVTITQSFRIQDVLDILIIAFLIYVILIWFKKTASRFVFAGIVLLSIIYVLARVFQLYLTSMLLQGFFAILLIAIVVIFQEDIRRFFERLATWGSLRKKKEETDENYKPEVEIIVDSVAELAENKIGALIVICGKDPLERHLKGGYLLDGCLSQPLIASIFDTHSIGHDGGMIIDKGQVVRFGCHLPLSANASMTGKYGLRHTAALGMSEKTDAFCIVVSEERGTISVARNGSIQIIYRPVDLAAKLYEFYDQKFPAKEKRTAGEWIKENTVQKIVALLMASMLWLAFGYQRDWVQRDYTVPVEYKGIPQGWYIEEPKIFDAKVMLTGSVQAFNLFDPTYMKIVVDLSDIVQGQQDINITKSMIKLPSTINLEKVKPSKIHIVAYKLYAKTLPVTVKTSGECPPGRILRNITVSPGALNALVPSTLLKKNIEIYTETIDLSAIDETVTVQPQLKIPADVHFKDDSVPTVRITFHVDRQPLR
- a CDS encoding Nif3-like dinuclear metal center hexameric protein, which encodes MKLFDILRVLDGIAPFDLAEKWDNVGLIVGDAGQEIRKAIISLDPGLDVISKAEETGCDLIITHHPLFIEPLKNLNLKDATALKAGKLLKAGISLVAMHTNLDAAEDGVADMLARALGLSDIESKGYFRVGTIEAAPLSDWVKTLPFKNSRITDAGKPAGRIAACPGSGMSLWREVLDAGCDTIVTGDVKYHSAIEAFETGLNVVDLGHYETESLIVEPFAERLSRLLSGVEISPYTGRDIFITI
- a CDS encoding HAD-IIIA family hydrolase; amino-acid sequence: MSRIRVLVLDVDGVLTDGSIYINDHGYEMKAFNSRDGHGIKLLQRAGIKTAIITGRVSKALEHRTEELGISHVIQNAKDKRDAILKLSSELGIDTGEMAYMGDDVVDMPAMALCAMSFAPSDAVDIVREKADYVTKLPGGKGAVREAVEVILKNEGLYDEVMKRYAE
- a CDS encoding C4-type zinc ribbon domain-containing protein, giving the protein MKNILSNVLALQKVELHIFKALGGLSELPREIEEIDSIIQARKRSLEVADEELADLNGRKEPLEVELKENQSILDAADARIKKIKTNKEFLALQREIDIAKKRKSDLEEQILQIMEKIEARTKERERISKSFESDRVVLDEKKEVLLNKQRDLQAIIDKLKGQLDDLRVKVDRALLSRYDRIKEKRNGLVVVECVDGVCMGCHIHIQPQLYNDLVKGEKMISCPACQRILYINTSEEEKTDKKE
- the lptC gene encoding LPS export ABC transporter periplasmic protein LptC, encoding MRNKVLGGIALVAVILVITVILLFNHEGGKKRVAEKPMEADRVARNITLYELNTENDKTTVLHARKAFLKEDQVLDLFDITLNQEDKFKITGPEARYNMEKSRLNVKGDILLTAEDGSRAFFRDLTWEKSTNLINTKNPVRLEKEGGWLIGQRMEMTDDFSRISFSGGVHGQINRNFDIGS
- the glyS gene encoding glycine--tRNA ligase subunit beta codes for the protein MSDVLFEIGSEEIPARFIVPALDFMKGFAEKAFAEVKLKNGGIETFGTPRRLALKIKDVPDKLDDINETKMGPPKTAAFDKDGNPTKAGLGFAKNLGVDISEIGFAETEKGVYLCLERTIPGKPAKEFLEGFLSELIVKIPFAKNMRWSNPGVIFARPVHWILAIYGKDVLNVKFGNLDSGNITHGNRFMAPGPIKMDTPSEYEALLEKAFVIPGIEKRKEIIWQAVTKAAQAKGGHVLDRDLLDEVVNIVEWPHVIVGGFKEDFLKLPKEVPVMEMKHHQRYFPVYADEAGKKLKPFFCAVSNIIPKDDAVVRSGNERVLKARLDDGNYFFEQDSKVPLAEYAARLKDVIYHKDLGTCLDKVERFTENALWLSETLAPEKKDKVRLACSLCKGDLNSLMVYEFPELQGIMGREYALLQGVDPEVADAIREHYLPASADDILPSDAIGDIVGIADRIDTICGCFGLGMLPTGTSDPFALRRQTIAIENIILGKGYRISIAAIIDKAMESLGTKIKRPKAEVKSEVMEYFRQRFTGLLQSKGISGDVIESVTGSFDDALDTFKRAEAIAAIKNEAWLSSICAASKRVENILKKADAGDAIEKGLLAQSQEIELFNIFTAVEKPFITHADKGEYSEALKLLAGMKEPIDAFFDKVLVMAEDMHIRANRLALLKNIVSMFSRVAKFSAIAT
- a CDS encoding CTP synthase, whose product is METHKNTKYIFITGGVLSSLGKGLAAASIGAMMEARGLKVTNIKLDPYINVDPGTMSPFQHGEVFVTEDGAETDLDLGHYERFTSTTMLTARNNFTTGQVYDAVIQKERNGDYLGKTVQVIPHITDEIKSRIMLAANGCDIAIVEIGGTVGDIESLPFLEAIRQFGFDHGRTNVLYIHLTLVPYIASAGELKTKPTQHSVQKLREIGIQPQILLCRCEKMLSSDLKEKIALFCNVERDAVISAVDVKSIYEVPMEFHREGLDEKIVTYLNMWTREPQMKEWEDLVTRIQTRNKEVNIAIVGKYVKLTESYKSLNEALEHAGIANDVKVNRIYVESERLCEGSDLDSHFKDIDGILIPGGFGERGTEGKIIAAGYARRNGIPFFGICLGMQLAVAEFSRNVCGLELANSTEFNPDTPNPVIEFMPDQKGITRKGGTMRLGAYECVIEPDTKAYEAYKEKRIYERHRHRYEFNPAFEEKIASCGLKISGRNPASGLVEMIELPGHLWFLGCQFHPEFKSKPLAAHPLFRDFIAASVIYRKSR
- a CDS encoding glycine--tRNA ligase subunit alpha: MDFQDMIMKLESFWSDYGCLIGQPYDLEVGAGTSNPHTFLRSLGPDPWKVAYVEPSRRPTDGRYGENPNRLQHYYQYQVILKPSPIDVQEVYLASLKHLGIDPLEHDIRFVEDDWEQPTLGAWGLGWEVWLDGMEITQFTYFQQVGGIDLDPICAEITYGLERICMYLQGVNNVYDMKWKKDITYGYVHHRSEVEWSTYNFEIADVSMLNKMFFMYEEEGKRIASERGLALPVYDMCLKCSHIFNLLNARNAISTTERTNYIGRVRDLAKLSATLYLAGNKKED